Proteins encoded in a region of the Nocardia asteroides genome:
- the carA gene encoding glutamine-hydrolyzing carbamoyl-phosphate synthase small subunit yields the protein MLEDGRVFRGRPYGAVGQTLGEAVFCTAMTGYQETLTDPSYHRQIVVAAAPQIGNTGWNDEDDESAKIWVAGYVVRDPARRASNWRATTTLPEELERQRVVGIAGIDTRALVRHLRSRGSMKAGIFSGDALAATDELVARVNGQPSMLGADLAGEVSTDALYTIEPDGEHRCTVVAVDLGIKTNTPRMFAQRGMRVHVVSSSTTLDRILELKPDGVFLSNGPGDPATATDAIELTRGVLGEGLPLFGICFGNQILGRALGRDTYKMKFGHRGINIPVVEHETGRISITAQNHGFALEGERGERFDTPFGTAEVSHVCANDGTVEGVRLVDGRAFSVQYHPEAAAGPHDAAYLFDRFAGLMEGA from the coding sequence GTGCTGGAGGACGGCCGGGTGTTCCGGGGCCGCCCCTACGGCGCCGTGGGCCAGACGCTCGGTGAGGCGGTGTTCTGCACAGCGATGACCGGGTACCAGGAGACCCTCACCGACCCGTCCTACCACCGCCAGATCGTGGTCGCGGCCGCGCCGCAGATCGGCAACACCGGCTGGAACGACGAGGACGACGAGTCCGCGAAGATCTGGGTGGCCGGGTACGTGGTGCGCGATCCGGCGCGGCGCGCGTCGAACTGGCGCGCCACCACCACGTTGCCGGAGGAACTGGAGCGTCAGCGGGTCGTCGGCATCGCGGGCATCGACACCCGCGCGCTGGTGCGCCACCTGCGCTCCCGCGGTTCGATGAAGGCGGGCATCTTCTCCGGCGACGCCCTCGCGGCCACCGACGAGCTGGTGGCCAGGGTGAACGGCCAGCCGTCGATGCTGGGCGCCGACCTGGCGGGCGAGGTGAGCACCGACGCGCTGTACACGATCGAGCCGGACGGTGAGCACCGGTGCACCGTCGTCGCGGTCGACCTCGGGATCAAGACCAACACCCCGCGTATGTTCGCGCAGCGCGGCATGCGGGTGCACGTGGTGTCGTCCTCGACGACGCTGGATCGGATCCTCGAACTGAAACCCGACGGCGTCTTCCTGTCCAACGGCCCCGGTGACCCCGCCACCGCGACCGACGCGATCGAGCTGACCCGCGGTGTGCTGGGCGAAGGCCTGCCGCTGTTCGGTATCTGCTTCGGCAACCAGATCCTCGGCCGCGCGCTCGGCCGGGACACCTACAAGATGAAGTTCGGCCACCGCGGCATCAACATCCCGGTGGTGGAGCACGAGACCGGCCGGATCTCGATCACCGCGCAGAACCACGGGTTCGCGCTGGAAGGTGAGCGGGGCGAGCGGTTCGACACACCCTTCGGCACGGCCGAGGTGAGCCACGTCTGCGCCAACGACGGCACGGTGGAAGGCGTCCGGCTGGTCGATGGCCGCGCCTTCTCGGTGCAGTACCACCCGGAGGCCGCCGCAGGCCCCCACGACGCCGCATATCTGTTCGACCGTTTCGCCGGTCTCATGGAAGGAGCCTGA
- the carB gene encoding carbamoyl-phosphate synthase large subunit: protein MPRREDLEHILVIGSGPIVIGQACEFDYSGTQACRVLRAEGLRVSLVNSNPATIMTDPEFADATYVEPITPEFVEKVIDKERPDAILATLGGQTALNTAVALHERGVLDKYGVELIGADFDAIQRGEDRQKFKDIVAKVGGESARSRVCFTMDEVRETVGELGFPVVVRPSFTMGGLGSGMAYNDEDLDRIAGGGLAASPTANVLIEESILGWKEYELELMRDGRDNVVVVCSIENVDPMGVHTGDSMTVAPAMTLTDREYQKLRDLGIAILREVGVDTGGCNIQFAVNPLDGRLIVIEMNPRVSRSSALASKATGFPIAKIAAKLAIGYTLDEIVNDITKETPACFEPTLDYVVVKAPRFAFEKFPGADGTLTTTMKSVGEAMSLGRNFAEALGKVLRSLETKAAGFWTQEDGAWTDAEAILEDLQTPTEGRIYQVERALRLGASIEDVAAASGIDPWFVAEVAGLVELRQEILDAPVLDEPLLRRAKHYGLSDRQLAALRPELAGETGVRALRHRLGIRPVFKTVDTCAAEFEAKTPYHYSAYELDPAAESEVAPQRERAKVIILGSGPNRIGQGIEFDYSCVHAAQTLSQAGFETVMVNCNPETVSTDYDTADRLYFEPLTFEDVLEVYHAECESGTVAGVIVQLGGQTPLGLAQRLTEAGVPVVGTSAAAIDLAEDRGEFGDVLVAAGLPAPKYGTATTFAQARKIATEIGYPVLVRPSYVLGGRGMEIVYDEQSLEGYISRATELSPEHPVLVDRFLEDAIEIDVDALCDGEEVYLGGVMEHIEEAGIHSGDSACALPPITLGRSDIEAVRRSTVALAKGIGVRGLLNVQYALKDDVLYVLEANPRASRTVPFVSKATAVPLAKAAARIMLGATIAELRKEGMLPGEGDGGHVALDAPVAVKEAVLPFHRFRRADGSGVDSLLSPEMKSTGEVMGIDADFGTAFAKSQTAAYGSLPTEGTVFVSIANRDKRAMVFPVKRLYDLGFRILATEGTAEMLRRNGIPCEQVRKHSEVRPDDEPTIVEQIRDGEVDMVFNTPYGNSGPRVDGYEIRSAAVGVNIPCITTVQGAAAAVQGIEASINGGIGVRSLQELHSVLRG, encoded by the coding sequence ATGCCTCGCCGCGAGGATCTCGAGCACATCCTGGTGATCGGTTCTGGCCCGATCGTCATCGGCCAGGCGTGCGAATTCGACTACTCCGGCACGCAGGCGTGCCGGGTGCTGCGGGCCGAGGGCCTGCGGGTGTCGCTGGTCAACTCGAACCCGGCGACGATCATGACCGACCCGGAGTTCGCCGACGCCACCTACGTCGAGCCGATCACGCCGGAGTTCGTGGAGAAGGTCATCGACAAGGAGCGCCCCGACGCGATCCTGGCCACTCTCGGTGGCCAGACCGCGCTGAACACCGCGGTCGCGCTGCACGAGCGCGGAGTGCTGGACAAGTACGGCGTGGAGCTGATCGGCGCCGACTTCGACGCCATCCAGCGCGGTGAGGACCGGCAGAAGTTCAAGGACATCGTGGCCAAGGTGGGCGGGGAGAGCGCCCGCTCGCGGGTCTGTTTCACCATGGACGAGGTCCGCGAGACGGTCGGCGAGCTCGGCTTCCCCGTGGTGGTGCGCCCGTCGTTCACCATGGGCGGCCTCGGTTCCGGCATGGCGTACAACGACGAGGACCTCGATCGCATCGCCGGCGGTGGTCTGGCCGCCTCGCCCACCGCGAACGTCCTCATCGAGGAGTCCATCCTCGGCTGGAAGGAATACGAGCTCGAGTTGATGCGCGACGGCCGCGACAACGTCGTGGTGGTCTGTTCGATCGAGAACGTCGACCCGATGGGCGTGCACACCGGCGACTCGATGACCGTCGCGCCTGCGATGACGCTCACTGACCGCGAGTACCAGAAGCTGCGCGATCTGGGCATCGCCATCCTGCGCGAGGTCGGCGTCGACACCGGCGGCTGCAACATCCAGTTCGCGGTGAACCCGCTCGACGGGCGCCTGATCGTCATCGAGATGAACCCGCGCGTCTCGCGCTCGTCCGCGCTGGCCTCCAAGGCGACCGGCTTCCCGATCGCGAAGATCGCCGCCAAGCTGGCCATCGGCTACACGCTCGACGAGATCGTCAACGACATCACCAAGGAAACCCCGGCCTGCTTCGAGCCGACCCTGGACTACGTGGTGGTCAAGGCGCCGCGGTTCGCGTTCGAGAAGTTCCCCGGCGCCGACGGCACGCTGACCACCACCATGAAGTCGGTGGGCGAGGCGATGTCGCTGGGCCGCAACTTCGCCGAGGCGCTGGGCAAGGTGCTGCGTTCGCTGGAGACCAAGGCCGCGGGTTTCTGGACCCAGGAAGACGGCGCGTGGACCGACGCCGAAGCGATTCTGGAGGACCTACAAACTCCCACCGAAGGGCGCATCTACCAGGTCGAGCGGGCGCTGCGGCTGGGCGCGAGCATCGAGGACGTCGCCGCCGCCTCCGGCATCGACCCGTGGTTCGTCGCGGAGGTGGCCGGACTGGTCGAGCTGCGTCAGGAGATCCTCGACGCGCCCGTGCTGGACGAGCCGTTGCTGCGCCGGGCCAAGCACTACGGCCTGTCCGACCGTCAGCTGGCCGCGCTGCGGCCCGAGCTGGCGGGGGAGACCGGAGTGCGCGCACTGCGGCACCGGCTCGGTATCCGCCCGGTCTTCAAGACCGTCGACACCTGCGCCGCCGAGTTCGAGGCTAAGACCCCGTACCACTACTCGGCCTACGAACTCGATCCCGCCGCCGAGTCAGAGGTGGCGCCGCAGCGCGAGCGCGCGAAGGTGATCATCCTCGGCTCCGGGCCCAACCGGATCGGCCAGGGTATCGAGTTCGACTACTCGTGCGTGCACGCGGCGCAGACGCTGTCGCAGGCCGGGTTCGAGACGGTGATGGTCAACTGCAACCCCGAGACCGTCTCCACCGACTACGACACCGCTGACCGGCTCTACTTCGAGCCGCTGACCTTCGAGGACGTCCTCGAGGTCTACCACGCCGAATGCGAATCCGGCACCGTCGCGGGCGTCATCGTGCAGCTGGGCGGGCAGACCCCGCTCGGCCTCGCGCAGCGCCTCACCGAGGCGGGGGTGCCGGTGGTCGGTACCAGCGCGGCCGCCATCGACCTGGCCGAGGATCGCGGCGAGTTCGGCGACGTGCTGGTCGCGGCCGGGCTGCCCGCGCCGAAGTACGGCACCGCGACCACGTTCGCGCAGGCGCGCAAGATCGCCACCGAGATCGGCTACCCGGTGCTGGTGCGCCCGTCCTACGTGCTCGGCGGTCGCGGCATGGAGATCGTGTACGACGAGCAGTCCCTCGAGGGCTACATCTCCCGTGCGACCGAGCTCAGCCCGGAGCACCCGGTGCTGGTCGACCGGTTCCTGGAGGACGCGATCGAGATCGATGTCGACGCGCTGTGCGACGGCGAGGAGGTCTACCTCGGCGGCGTGATGGAGCACATCGAGGAAGCGGGTATCCACTCCGGCGACTCGGCCTGCGCGCTGCCGCCGATCACGCTGGGCCGCAGCGACATCGAGGCGGTGCGCCGCTCCACCGTCGCGCTGGCCAAGGGCATCGGCGTCCGTGGCCTGCTCAACGTGCAGTACGCGCTCAAGGACGACGTGCTCTACGTGCTGGAGGCCAATCCGCGGGCGAGCCGGACGGTCCCGTTCGTGTCCAAGGCCACCGCGGTGCCGCTGGCGAAGGCCGCCGCGCGGATCATGCTCGGCGCCACCATCGCCGAACTCCGCAAGGAGGGGATGCTCCCGGGCGAGGGCGACGGCGGGCATGTCGCGCTGGACGCTCCGGTGGCGGTGAAGGAAGCCGTGCTGCCGTTCCACCGGTTCCGCCGCGCCGACGGCAGCGGCGTGGATTCGCTGCTGTCGCCGGAGATGAAGTCCACCGGCGAGGTGATGGGCATCGACGCCGATTTCGGCACCGCCTTCGCCAAGAGCCAGACCGCCGCCTACGGCTCGCTGCCCACCGAGGGCACCGTGTTCGTCTCGATCGCCAACCGGGACAAGCGCGCGATGGTCTTCCCGGTCAAGCGCCTGTACGACCTGGGCTTCCGCATCCTCGCCACCGAGGGCACGGCGGAGATGCTGCGCCGCAACGGGATTCCGTGCGAACAGGTGCGCAAGCACTCCGAGGTGCGCCCGGACGACGAGCCCACGATCGTGGAGCAGATCCGCGACGGCGAGGTGGACATGGTGTTCAACACGCCCTACGGCAACTCCGGTCCCCGCGTGGACGGCTACGAGATCCGCAGCGCGGCGGTCGGGGTGAACATCCCGTGCATCACCACCGTGCAGGGCGCCGCTGCGGCGGTGCAGGGCATCGAGGCCAGCATCAACGGCGGAATCGGTGTGCGGTCCCTGCAGGAACTGCACTCGGTGCTGCGTGGGTGA
- the pyrF gene encoding orotidine-5'-phosphate decarboxylase, with amino-acid sequence MKTFGRRLRHAMGQFGPVCVGIDPHPELLRSWDLTEDAEGLERFAEICVEAFDGLVALVKPQVAFFEAYGSGGIAVLERTIEVLRASGTLVLADAKRGDVGSTMDAYARTWLADGPLGSDAVTVSPYLGFGSLAPALTLAEANHRGVFVLAATSNPEGAQVQRAVGTDGRAIAQTMVDEAAARNPGGEFGSVGVVVGATLSEAPDLSALNGPILMPGVGAQGGGPETIRDLVPEAVLGAVLPNVSREVLREGPTVPALRARVHELQDAFAFLQK; translated from the coding sequence ATGAAGACCTTCGGCCGACGGTTGCGGCACGCGATGGGGCAGTTCGGGCCCGTGTGCGTCGGCATCGACCCCCATCCGGAACTGCTGCGGTCCTGGGACCTCACCGAGGATGCCGAGGGGCTCGAGCGGTTCGCCGAGATCTGCGTGGAGGCTTTCGACGGCCTGGTCGCGCTGGTCAAACCGCAGGTCGCGTTCTTCGAGGCCTACGGCTCCGGCGGTATCGCGGTCCTGGAGCGGACCATCGAGGTGCTGCGCGCTTCGGGAACTCTGGTGCTCGCCGACGCCAAGCGCGGCGACGTCGGGTCCACCATGGACGCCTACGCCCGGACGTGGCTGGCCGACGGTCCACTCGGGTCGGACGCGGTGACGGTCTCGCCGTACCTCGGATTCGGTTCGCTGGCTCCGGCGCTGACGTTGGCCGAGGCCAACCACCGCGGCGTCTTCGTGCTCGCCGCGACGTCGAATCCGGAAGGGGCGCAGGTACAGCGGGCGGTCGGCACGGACGGCCGCGCGATCGCGCAGACGATGGTGGACGAGGCCGCGGCCCGCAATCCGGGCGGTGAGTTCGGTTCGGTGGGCGTGGTGGTGGGTGCCACGCTGAGCGAGGCGCCGGACCTCTCCGCGCTCAACGGGCCGATTCTCATGCCCGGGGTGGGCGCTCAGGGCGGTGGCCCGGAAACCATCCGCGACCTGGTACCCGAGGCGGTGCTCGGGGCCGTCCTCCCGAACGTTTCGCGCGAGGTGCTGCGGGAGGGCCCCACCGTCCCGGCACTGCGTGCCAGAGTGCACGAACTCCAGGACGCGTTCGCGTTCCTGCAGAAATGA
- the mihF gene encoding integration host factor MihF, translating to MALPQLTDEQRAAALEKAAAARRARAELKERLKRGGTNLKQVLTDAETDEILGKMKVSALLEALPKVGKVKAAEIMSELEIAPTRRLRGLGDRQRKALLARFDFDA from the coding sequence GTGGCCCTTCCCCAGCTGACTGACGAGCAGCGCGCCGCTGCTTTGGAGAAGGCGGCTGCCGCTCGCCGCGCTCGGGCGGAGCTCAAGGAGCGCTTGAAGCGTGGCGGCACCAACCTGAAGCAGGTCCTCACCGACGCCGAGACCGACGAGATCCTCGGCAAGATGAAGGTGTCGGCGCTGCTGGAGGCCCTGCCGAAGGTGGGCAAGGTCAAGGCGGCGGAAATCATGAGCGAGCTGGAGATCGCCCCCACCCGGCGGCTGCGCGGACTCGGCGACCGGCAGCGCAAGGCGCTGCTGGCCCGGTTCGACTTCGACGCCTGA
- the gmk gene encoding guanylate kinase, with protein sequence MIEHTRKGRLVVLVGPSAVGKSTVVRCVRERLPDLVFSVSATTRAPRPGEVDGLDYRFVSRAEFDAMIEAGELLEWADIHGGLQRSGTPAGPVRAALAEGLPVLVEVDLEGARSVRRAIPEAILVFLAPPSWEELVARLTSRGTESPEVIERRLETARTELAACDEFDIVIVNDEVTSACEQLVSLFVSTNSSS encoded by the coding sequence GTGATCGAACACACGCGGAAGGGTCGACTGGTAGTACTGGTCGGCCCCTCGGCCGTGGGCAAGTCCACCGTGGTCCGCTGTGTCCGCGAACGACTGCCCGACCTGGTCTTCAGCGTGTCGGCAACGACCCGGGCCCCGCGGCCCGGGGAGGTCGACGGCCTCGACTACCGCTTCGTCTCCCGCGCGGAGTTCGACGCGATGATCGAGGCGGGTGAGCTGCTCGAGTGGGCGGACATCCACGGCGGATTGCAGCGTTCGGGCACCCCCGCCGGGCCGGTGCGCGCCGCCTTGGCGGAAGGCCTTCCGGTGTTGGTCGAAGTGGATCTCGAGGGCGCGCGATCGGTGCGCCGGGCGATCCCGGAGGCGATCCTGGTGTTCCTGGCCCCGCCGAGCTGGGAGGAATTGGTGGCGCGGCTGACCTCACGCGGCACCGAATCCCCCGAGGTGATCGAGCGCCGCTTGGAAACAGCCAGGACGGAACTGGCGGCATGTGACGAGTTCGACATCGTTATCGTGAACGACGAGGTGACCAGCGCCTGTGAGCAGTTGGTATCGTTGTTCGTTAGCACAAATTCGAGTTCGTGA
- the rpoZ gene encoding DNA-directed RNA polymerase subunit omega, whose protein sequence is MRHPTPGVPLVSSTDIKAAPAYDTPVGLTNPPIDELLERTSSKYALVIYAAKRARQINDYYNQLGDGILEYVGPLVEPGLQEKPLSVALREIHSDLLEHSEGE, encoded by the coding sequence ATGCGACACCCGACACCAGGAGTTCCCCTAGTGAGCAGTACGGACATCAAGGCCGCGCCCGCCTACGACACCCCGGTCGGCCTCACCAACCCGCCGATCGACGAGCTGCTCGAGCGCACGTCGTCCAAGTACGCCCTGGTGATCTACGCGGCCAAGCGGGCCCGTCAGATCAACGACTACTACAACCAGCTCGGCGACGGCATCCTCGAGTACGTCGGCCCGCTGGTCGAGCCGGGCCTGCAGGAGAAGCCGCTGTCGGTCGCCCTGCGCGAGATCCACTCCGACCTGCTCGAACACTCCGAAGGCGAGTGA
- the coaBC gene encoding bifunctional phosphopantothenoylcysteine decarboxylase/phosphopantothenate--cysteine ligase CoaBC codes for MTTRIVVGVAGGIAAYKACSLVRRFTETGHDVRVIPTTSALEFVGKATFEALSGNPVHTGVFSDVPEVPHVRLGQEADLVVIAPATADLMARAASGRADDLLTATLLTARCPILFAPAMHTEMWEHPATVANVATLRARGAIVMEPAAGRLTGADTGPGRLPEPEEIFGLASLLMERADAIPRDLEGRRVVITAGGTREPLDPVRFLGNRSSGKQGYALARVAAQRGAHVTLIAGNTIEMAAPAAVDLVHITTAEQLKTAVDKHAVGADAVIMAAAVADFRPTNVAAAKIKKGAGEPDVIALTKTDDILAGLVQARRDGQLPGTAIVGFAAETGDEHGDVLTHARAKLARKGCDLLVVNAVGEGKAFEVDTNDGWLLGADGTEQALDHGSKALLASRVLDALSVLLR; via the coding sequence GTGACCACAAGGATCGTCGTCGGCGTAGCCGGAGGAATCGCCGCCTACAAGGCGTGCTCTCTGGTCCGGCGGTTCACCGAGACCGGACACGACGTCCGGGTGATCCCCACCACGTCGGCGCTGGAGTTCGTCGGCAAGGCGACCTTCGAAGCACTGTCCGGGAACCCGGTGCACACCGGCGTGTTCTCCGACGTGCCCGAGGTTCCGCACGTTCGACTGGGCCAGGAGGCGGACCTGGTGGTCATCGCCCCGGCGACTGCCGACCTCATGGCGCGCGCCGCGTCCGGCCGCGCCGACGACCTGCTCACCGCTACGTTGCTGACGGCCCGATGTCCGATCCTGTTCGCGCCCGCGATGCACACCGAGATGTGGGAGCATCCGGCGACCGTCGCCAACGTCGCGACGCTGCGCGCCCGCGGTGCGATCGTGATGGAGCCCGCGGCGGGCCGGCTCACCGGCGCCGACACCGGCCCGGGACGACTGCCCGAGCCCGAGGAGATCTTCGGCCTCGCGTCGCTGCTCATGGAGCGCGCCGACGCGATTCCGCGCGATCTGGAGGGCCGCCGGGTCGTCATCACGGCGGGCGGCACCAGGGAACCGCTGGATCCGGTGCGTTTCCTCGGTAACCGCAGCTCCGGCAAGCAGGGCTACGCGCTCGCGCGGGTCGCGGCCCAGCGCGGCGCCCACGTCACGCTGATCGCGGGCAACACGATCGAGATGGCGGCGCCCGCCGCCGTCGATCTGGTGCACATCACCACGGCCGAACAGCTGAAAACCGCCGTCGACAAGCATGCCGTCGGCGCCGACGCGGTGATCATGGCCGCGGCGGTCGCCGATTTCCGGCCGACCAACGTCGCCGCCGCCAAGATCAAGAAGGGCGCGGGCGAGCCCGACGTCATCGCGCTGACCAAGACCGACGACATCCTCGCCGGACTGGTGCAGGCGCGACGCGACGGGCAGTTGCCCGGCACCGCGATCGTCGGCTTCGCCGCCGAGACCGGTGACGAGCACGGCGACGTCCTCACCCATGCGCGGGCGAAGCTCGCACGCAAGGGCTGCGACCTGCTCGTGGTCAACGCGGTGGGAGAGGGCAAGGCGTTCGAGGTCGACACCAACGACGGCTGGCTGCTCGGCGCGGACGGCACCGAGCAGGCACTCGATCACGGCTCGAAGGCGCTGTTGGCCAGCCGCGTGCTCGACGCGCTGAGTGTGTTGCTGCGCTGA
- the metK gene encoding methionine adenosyltransferase gives MRTSGSRLFTSESVTEGHPDKICDAISDSILDALLAEDPRSRVAVETLVTTGQVHVAGEVTTSAYADIPRIVREKVLEIGYDSSAKGFDGNSCGVNIAIGAQSPDIAQGVDTSHEARVGGSDDEIERQGAGDQGLMFGYATKDTPELMPLPIALAHRLSRRLTEVRKSGVLPYLRPDGKTQVTIEYDGDRPVRLDTVVISTQHAADIDLDNLLAPDIREKVLDAVLADLDVPSLDTSNIRLLVNPTGKFVLGGPMGDAGLTGRKIIVDTYGGMARHGGGAFSGKDPSKVDRSAAYAMRWVAKNVVAADLAERVEVQVAYAIGKAAPVGLFVETFGTEKVDPARIATAITEVFDLRPGAIIRDLDLLRPIYAPTAAYGHFGRTDVDLPWEHTDRADKLRAAIGL, from the coding sequence GTGCGCACGTCCGGGAGCCGGCTTTTCACCAGTGAGTCCGTGACCGAAGGTCATCCGGACAAAATCTGTGATGCCATCAGCGATTCCATTCTCGATGCGTTGCTCGCGGAAGATCCGCGCAGCCGGGTCGCGGTGGAAACCCTCGTGACGACCGGCCAGGTCCATGTCGCGGGTGAGGTCACCACGTCGGCGTACGCCGATATTCCGCGCATTGTCCGGGAAAAGGTCCTGGAAATCGGATATGACTCTTCGGCAAAGGGATTCGACGGGAATTCCTGCGGTGTGAATATCGCGATCGGCGCGCAATCGCCGGATATCGCGCAGGGTGTGGACACCTCGCACGAGGCGCGCGTCGGGGGCTCCGACGACGAGATCGAGCGGCAGGGCGCAGGCGACCAAGGCCTGATGTTCGGGTACGCCACCAAGGACACCCCGGAGCTGATGCCGCTGCCGATCGCGCTGGCGCACCGGCTGTCGCGCCGCTTGACCGAGGTGCGCAAGTCCGGCGTGCTGCCCTACCTGCGTCCGGACGGCAAGACCCAGGTCACCATCGAGTACGACGGCGACCGCCCGGTTCGCCTCGACACGGTGGTCATCTCCACCCAGCACGCCGCCGACATCGATCTGGACAACCTGCTCGCGCCCGACATCCGCGAGAAGGTTCTCGACGCGGTGCTCGCCGACCTCGACGTGCCGTCGCTGGACACCTCGAACATCCGTCTGCTGGTCAACCCCACCGGCAAGTTCGTGCTCGGTGGCCCGATGGGCGACGCGGGCCTGACCGGCCGCAAGATCATCGTCGACACCTACGGCGGCATGGCACGCCACGGCGGCGGCGCCTTCTCCGGCAAGGACCCGTCGAAGGTGGACCGTTCGGCCGCCTACGCCATGCGCTGGGTCGCGAAGAACGTGGTCGCGGCGGATCTGGCCGAGCGCGTCGAGGTCCAGGTGGCCTACGCGATCGGCAAGGCGGCCCCGGTCGGCTTGTTCGTCGAGACCTTCGGCACCGAGAAGGTCGACCCGGCCCGCATCGCCACCGCGATCACCGAGGTCTTCGATCTGCGCCCCGGCGCGATCATCCGCGACCTGGACCTGCTGCGCCCGATTTACGCGCCGACCGCCGCGTACGGCCACTTCGGCCGCACCGACGTCGATCTGCCGTGGGAGCACACCGACCGCGCGGACAAGCTGCGCGCGGCCATCGGACTCTGA